A portion of the Flavobacterium limnophilum genome contains these proteins:
- a CDS encoding CHASE domain-containing protein encodes MRNYNPIWKSFAILIIGLVLTFGVSNYFRQEEEVQSQKEFDLVCNEIKTKIFVQINLHAQFLLSGSSFFEASKSVTREEWQLFNKFSRINENFIGVQAFGFSSIIKKDQLKNHISAVRKEGFPKYTVYPQGIRDVYAPIIFIEPFDQRNALAFGFDIYSEPVRRKAMEEARDLNVPTLSGKVVLLQGTKKGKVQAGTIMYAPVYKNAPLNTIADRRAAIIGWVYSPFRMDDLMKSILGKWDLNDEKNIRLNIYDDVVSPKNLLFDSQKNRIESGQTKNKTLVLPVLFNKKKWILVFSQPSEKAFIFTTKTLIILIGGLIISLLLFALSYSLLVTKQRARIIAARLNLDLSVKNKEYEQMNKSLRKNYKKLIDSKEKLKETNWQLQKAIVKAEESDQLKSAFLANMSHEIRTPMNGIVGFAELLKEDNISNEEQKKYIEIIEKSGIRLLNIINDIVDISKIEAGQMNVSFSATNVEEQMQYIHTFFMPETLDKGIQLILRKPSVKEETIISSDSEKLYAILINLVKNAIKYTVKGTIEFGFEIKGDYIEFFVKDSGIGISKDRQKAIFERFIQADFNDKMARQGAGLGLAIAKAYVELLGGKIWVESEIEKGSTFYFTIPYIYQLEENDSTQNVLPMNQIPCEVKNLKILVAEDDKISKMLILKVVELFSKEIVTAQTGVEAVEICRNNPDIDLILMDIQMPQMNGYEATREIRKFNKEVIILAQTAFALEGDKAKTIEAGCNGYISKPIKKEELSNLLQHYFCKQEKLD; translated from the coding sequence GTGAGAAATTACAATCCAATATGGAAGTCTTTTGCAATCCTGATTATTGGACTTGTCCTGACTTTTGGCGTTTCCAATTATTTCAGACAAGAAGAAGAAGTTCAGTCCCAAAAAGAGTTTGACTTAGTTTGTAATGAGATTAAAACCAAAATTTTTGTACAAATTAATTTGCATGCCCAGTTTTTGCTTAGTGGTTCTTCCTTTTTTGAAGCCTCTAAATCGGTTACACGGGAAGAATGGCAACTTTTTAATAAATTTTCCAGAATAAACGAGAATTTTATTGGCGTTCAGGCCTTTGGGTTTTCATCCATAATTAAAAAAGACCAACTAAAAAATCATATTTCTGCTGTTCGGAAAGAAGGATTTCCTAAATATACCGTTTATCCTCAAGGAATAAGGGATGTTTATGCTCCCATAATTTTTATTGAGCCATTTGACCAAAGAAACGCTCTTGCTTTTGGTTTCGACATATATTCCGAACCCGTTAGGCGCAAAGCCATGGAAGAGGCTCGCGACCTAAATGTGCCAACACTGTCAGGAAAAGTAGTTTTGCTTCAGGGAACAAAAAAAGGAAAGGTGCAGGCTGGCACGATAATGTATGCTCCGGTATACAAAAATGCTCCTTTAAATACAATAGCAGATCGCCGGGCAGCCATCATCGGCTGGGTTTACAGTCCGTTTCGCATGGACGATTTGATGAAAAGTATTTTAGGAAAGTGGGACTTAAATGACGAAAAAAACATTCGATTGAATATTTATGACGATGTTGTTTCGCCAAAAAACCTTTTGTTTGATAGTCAGAAAAACAGAATAGAAAGTGGTCAAACAAAAAACAAAACGCTAGTGCTTCCTGTTTTGTTCAATAAAAAAAAATGGATATTGGTGTTTTCACAACCTTCAGAAAAAGCATTCATCTTTACGACCAAAACGCTGATCATATTAATTGGCGGCTTAATAATAAGTTTGTTGTTATTTGCTTTGTCTTACTCATTACTTGTTACCAAACAGCGCGCGAGAATCATTGCAGCGCGATTAAATCTAGATTTGTCCGTTAAAAACAAGGAATATGAACAAATGAACAAATCACTTCGCAAAAACTATAAAAAGTTGATTGATTCCAAGGAAAAATTGAAAGAAACAAATTGGCAATTGCAGAAAGCCATAGTGAAAGCGGAAGAAAGCGATCAATTAAAATCAGCCTTCCTTGCCAACATGAGTCACGAAATCAGGACTCCAATGAATGGGATAGTGGGTTTTGCCGAATTGTTGAAAGAAGACAATATTAGCAACGAGGAACAGAAAAAATATATTGAAATTATAGAAAAAAGCGGCATCCGCCTGTTAAACATTATCAATGACATTGTCGATATTTCAAAAATCGAAGCCGGACAAATGAATGTCAGCTTTTCAGCAACAAACGTTGAGGAACAAATGCAATACATTCATACTTTTTTTATGCCAGAAACCCTGGACAAAGGAATTCAACTTATCCTAAGAAAACCTTCAGTCAAGGAAGAAACCATCATTAGTTCAGATTCCGAAAAATTGTACGCCATTCTTATCAATTTGGTTAAAAATGCCATCAAATATACCGTTAAGGGAACTATAGAATTTGGATTCGAGATAAAGGGCGATTATATTGAATTTTTTGTGAAGGATTCCGGAATCGGAATTTCAAAAGATAGGCAAAAAGCCATATTCGAACGATTTATCCAGGCTGATTTCAACGACAAAATGGCCCGACAAGGAGCAGGTTTGGGCTTGGCCATTGCAAAAGCCTATGTAGAATTGCTTGGCGGCAAAATTTGGGTGGAAAGCGAAATCGAAAAAGGATCTACATTTTATTTTACAATTCCCTACATATACCAATTGGAGGAAAACGATAGTACGCAAAATGTTCTGCCAATGAATCAAATCCCTTGTGAGGTCAAGAATCTGAAAATACTGGTTGCCGAAGACGACAAAATTTCCAAGATGTTGATTTTAAAGGTTGTTGAGCTCTTTAGCAAGGAAATAGTAACAGCTCAAACAGGTGTCGAAGCGGTGGAAATTTGCCGAAACAATCCAGACATCGATTTAATTTTGATGGATATCCAAATGCCTCAAATGAATGGATATGAAGCCACCAGGGAAATTAGAAAATTCAATAAAGAGGTAATTATTTTGGCTCAAACCGCTTTTGCACTTGAAGGAGATAAAGCAAAAACGATAGAAGCCGGATGCAATGGTTATATTTCTAAACCAATTAAAAAGGAAGAACTGTCCAATTTACTGCAACACTATTTTTGCAAACAAGAAAAATTGGACTGA
- a CDS encoding DMT family transporter — MKTKIKKAFSSRINAVGLPILALCWVCFFWGTTWIASKEGVRHMPALQLAGIRQFIGGILYVAFFLYKKAPWPKGKQWKAIFILSILNFALSNGLSTWGVKYISSGLGAIIGAIFPLWIVFITLFRGERIARLSILGLVVSFAGVCVIFYDHLADFLKPDFRFGIFLSLIATVSWAFGSLYTKKKAASFNPYFSLGLQMLISSFITLAITGATGTGVNIGSIPANSWWAIAYLVIIGSVLTFIAYIYMLQRLPPEINSIYAYVNPIVAVLLGALIFGEQLTMAIAIGGGITLLGLYLVNYSMRKAKI, encoded by the coding sequence GTGAAAACTAAAATAAAAAAGGCCTTTTCATCTAGAATTAATGCCGTTGGATTACCCATTTTGGCCTTGTGTTGGGTCTGCTTTTTTTGGGGCACAACCTGGATTGCTTCAAAAGAAGGCGTGCGACACATGCCTGCTTTACAACTTGCGGGAATCAGGCAATTCATTGGCGGAATTCTTTATGTCGCTTTCTTTTTATACAAAAAAGCTCCTTGGCCAAAGGGAAAACAATGGAAAGCCATATTTATTTTAAGCATTCTAAATTTTGCATTGAGCAATGGCTTGAGCACTTGGGGCGTCAAATATATCAGTAGTGGTTTGGGGGCCATCATAGGAGCCATTTTCCCTCTTTGGATTGTTTTTATCACCCTTTTTAGAGGCGAAAGAATCGCTCGCTTGTCGATACTGGGACTTGTAGTGAGTTTTGCCGGGGTTTGTGTCATTTTCTACGATCATCTGGCCGATTTCTTGAAACCTGATTTTAGATTTGGCATTTTCCTGTCACTGATAGCAACAGTAAGTTGGGCCTTTGGGAGTTTGTATACCAAGAAAAAAGCGGCGAGTTTCAATCCCTATTTCAGTTTGGGATTGCAGATGCTGATTTCAAGTTTTATCACCTTGGCCATTACTGGTGCGACCGGAACTGGAGTAAACATCGGTTCGATTCCGGCAAATTCTTGGTGGGCAATTGCCTATTTGGTCATCATTGGTTCCGTGCTCACCTTTATTGCCTATATTTATATGCTTCAAAGGCTTCCGCCGGAAATAAACAGTATTTATGCCTATGTAAATCCTATTGTGGCGGTTTTGTTGGGTGCCTTGATTTTTGGTGAACAACTCACGATGGCAATCGCAATAGGTGGCGGAATAACATTATTAGGGCTGTATTTGGTAAATTATTCGATGCGGAAAGCTAAAATATAA